Proteins encoded together in one Acidaminococcus timonensis window:
- a CDS encoding 5-methyltetrahydropteroyltriglutamate--homocysteine S-methyltransferase: MTVKNRPPFRYDIVGSFLRPAALKEKRDEFAAGKITADELKAAEDAAIADLVAKEKEVGLHAVTDGEFRRRYWHLDFLTELQGVTEISAENWSVHFKGAQPKARTARITGLVDFGSHPFLDHFKALQKIACKDTLVKMTIPSPSMLHLICCVREKHYEPIPQYQDQNRLFHDIAIAYQHAIKAFYAAGCRYLQLDDTSWGEFCDADKRKAYAERGFDLDELAKHYVAMINRALEAKPDDMTITMHICRGNFRSTWFSSGGYEPIAETLFGHCNVDGFFLEYDSDRAGGFEPLRHIKNQQVVLGLVTSKTPELEKEEDIIARIHEAEKYVPLDQLCLSPQCGFSSTEEGNLLTEKEQWAKLRLIRSIAEKVWEDA; this comes from the coding sequence ATGACTGTAAAAAATAGACCCCCCTTCCGCTATGATATCGTTGGCAGCTTCCTGCGTCCGGCTGCCCTGAAAGAAAAACGGGACGAATTCGCTGCCGGCAAGATCACGGCCGATGAACTAAAGGCCGCTGAAGATGCCGCCATCGCCGACCTGGTGGCCAAAGAAAAAGAAGTGGGCCTCCACGCCGTCACCGACGGGGAATTCCGCCGCCGCTACTGGCACCTGGACTTTTTGACCGAACTGCAGGGCGTCACGGAGATCTCTGCCGAAAACTGGTCCGTCCACTTCAAAGGCGCCCAGCCCAAGGCTCGCACCGCCAGGATCACCGGCCTGGTGGATTTCGGCAGCCACCCGTTCCTGGACCATTTCAAGGCCCTGCAGAAAATCGCCTGCAAGGACACCCTGGTGAAGATGACCATCCCCTCCCCCAGCATGCTGCACCTGATCTGCTGCGTCCGGGAAAAGCACTATGAACCCATTCCCCAGTACCAGGACCAGAACCGGCTGTTCCACGACATCGCCATCGCCTACCAGCACGCCATCAAGGCTTTCTACGCCGCCGGCTGCCGGTACCTGCAGCTGGATGACACCAGCTGGGGTGAATTCTGCGACGCCGATAAACGGAAGGCCTACGCAGAACGGGGCTTCGACCTGGACGAACTGGCCAAGCACTATGTAGCCATGATCAACCGGGCCCTAGAAGCCAAACCCGATGACATGACCATCACCATGCACATCTGCCGGGGCAACTTCCGCTCCACCTGGTTCTCCAGCGGCGGTTACGAGCCGATAGCCGAGACCCTGTTCGGCCACTGTAACGTGGACGGATTTTTCCTGGAATACGACAGCGACCGGGCCGGCGGTTTCGAACCCCTGCGCCACATCAAAAACCAGCAGGTGGTGCTGGGCCTGGTGACTTCCAAGACCCCGGAACTGGAAAAAGAAGAAGACATCATCGCCCGGATCCACGAAGCCGAAAAGTATGTGCCCCTGGACCAGCTGTGCCTGAGCCCCCAGTGCGGGTTCTCCTCCACCGAGGAAGGCAACCTGCTGACGGAAAAAGAACAGTGGGCCAAGCTCCGGCTGATCCGTTCCATCGCAGAAAAGGTCTGGGAAGATGCATAA
- a CDS encoding YadA-like family protein, with the protein MKPENGNRDKNYFNDGAVGTDSLAVGAGAHADGTMGATALGNDAYAEGERALAIGSGSRAIGLDAIAIGTGSQGEANGTNAIAIGEQTLARGMYTTAVGSYSEATAQGAVALGQQAKSKGEISTSIGIMANGMGEGGTAGDHSTAVGAYSESSGVASTALGGFSKATEKFATSLGYASESGLRGTAVGAASQVTGEGGTAAGFLSSASAPGSVALGMSSVADREAGWQGYHPVYGQMQDVSPAWQSSWGAVSVGAGPSQDEDGRTIPQRTRQIINLAAGTEDTDAVNVAQLKEAMSDARISIHAGEGIIVEKMGTEYTIKANLNGLSNEHGTVHILSNPEEFPDNREQPDASPDQPHPVPRPAPRRVAAEQPEVEDGGPVHVGYVSNEVEFATDDGNTARLNDGGTVNVLGGDNIHTASSSTTNDNGQTVGNIHIHLDKDIRVDSVSIGEKGPVLNGKGMDMKGLSITGLAPGEVSATSMDAVNGSQLHATNQMVQENRQNITQLGNSLNKLDARVNRVGAGAAALAALQPLDFDPDDKWDFAAGYGNYAGAHAVAIGAYYRPTEDMMFSVGGSFGGGENMVNAGVTFKLGQGNHVTTSRVAMAKEISLLRSNVDELKAIVSRQSALIDQLTAKGR; encoded by the coding sequence GTGAAGCCGGAAAATGGCAATCGGGACAAGAATTACTTCAATGACGGCGCTGTCGGGACCGATTCCCTGGCCGTCGGCGCCGGGGCTCATGCGGATGGAACCATGGGGGCTACGGCCCTGGGCAATGATGCCTACGCAGAGGGAGAACGGGCGCTGGCCATCGGGAGCGGCTCCCGGGCCATTGGGCTGGACGCCATTGCCATCGGTACGGGAAGCCAGGGGGAAGCCAATGGGACCAATGCCATCGCCATCGGGGAACAGACCCTTGCCAGAGGCATGTATACCACGGCTGTGGGAAGCTATTCCGAAGCCACCGCCCAAGGGGCCGTGGCCCTGGGCCAGCAGGCCAAGAGCAAAGGAGAAATCAGCACCAGCATCGGCATCATGGCCAATGGCATGGGCGAAGGCGGAACGGCCGGGGATCATTCCACGGCCGTAGGGGCCTATTCTGAATCTTCCGGAGTGGCTTCCACCGCCCTGGGTGGTTTCAGCAAAGCCACTGAAAAATTTGCCACTTCCCTGGGTTATGCCAGCGAATCTGGCCTTCGGGGCACGGCCGTAGGGGCTGCCAGCCAGGTCACGGGAGAAGGTGGTACGGCGGCAGGGTTCTTGAGCAGCGCTTCTGCTCCGGGATCCGTGGCGCTGGGTATGAGTTCCGTGGCTGACCGGGAAGCAGGCTGGCAGGGATACCATCCGGTGTATGGCCAGATGCAGGACGTTTCTCCTGCCTGGCAGTCCTCCTGGGGGGCAGTTTCTGTAGGGGCCGGACCTTCCCAGGATGAAGATGGCCGGACGATTCCCCAGCGGACACGGCAGATCATCAACCTGGCCGCCGGGACGGAAGATACGGACGCTGTGAACGTGGCCCAGCTGAAGGAAGCCATGAGCGATGCCCGGATCTCCATCCATGCCGGTGAAGGGATCATTGTGGAAAAAATGGGAACGGAGTACACGATTAAGGCCAATCTGAACGGATTGAGCAACGAACACGGAACGGTACACATCCTGTCCAATCCGGAAGAATTCCCTGATAATCGGGAGCAGCCGGATGCGTCTCCCGATCAGCCTCATCCAGTCCCCAGACCGGCTCCCCGGCGGGTGGCGGCAGAACAGCCGGAAGTGGAGGACGGCGGACCGGTCCATGTAGGCTATGTGTCCAATGAAGTGGAGTTTGCCACGGATGATGGGAATACGGCCCGGCTCAACGACGGAGGGACTGTCAATGTACTGGGCGGGGACAATATCCATACGGCTTCCAGCTCTACTACAAATGACAATGGCCAAACCGTGGGTAATATCCATATCCATCTGGACAAGGATATCCGGGTAGACAGCGTGAGCATCGGGGAAAAGGGTCCGGTGTTGAATGGAAAGGGCATGGATATGAAGGGGTTGTCCATTACCGGACTGGCACCGGGAGAAGTGTCGGCCACTTCCATGGATGCCGTGAACGGCAGCCAGCTCCACGCCACCAACCAGATGGTCCAGGAGAACCGGCAGAACATCACCCAGCTGGGGAATTCCCTGAACAAGCTGGACGCTCGGGTGAACCGGGTGGGAGCCGGAGCAGCCGCACTGGCAGCTCTCCAGCCACTGGATTTTGACCCCGATGACAAATGGGACTTCGCCGCCGGGTACGGAAATTATGCCGGTGCCCATGCGGTAGCCATCGGAGCCTACTACCGGCCGACGGAAGATATGATGTTCAGTGTGGGCGGCTCCTTCGGCGGAGGAGAAAATATGGTGAACGCCGGAGTGACCTTCAAACTGGGCCAGGGGAACCATGTGACCACTTCCCGGGTGGCCATGGCCAAAGAAATCAGCCTCCTGCGCAGCAATGTGGATGAACTGAAAGCCATCGTCAGCCGCCAGAGTGCCCTGATCGATCAGCTGACAGCCAAAGGACGGTAA
- a CDS encoding ESPR domain-containing protein yields MNRIFKVVWNKARNSWMVGSELISACSGCHPLFQCEAGKWQSGQELLQ; encoded by the coding sequence ATGAACAGAATTTTCAAGGTTGTATGGAACAAGGCAAGAAACAGCTGGATGGTGGGATCGGAACTGATTTCCGCCTGCTCCGGCTGCCATCCATTATTTCAGTGTGAAGCCGGAAAATGGCAATCGGGACAAGAATTACTTCAATGA
- a CDS encoding ISL3 family transposase, whose product MSFFHFIEKSFHWEEGSIKEFEKLGSSLLLYVEFTSTASRCPYCHHKILHIKDYRDQKVLLGHWNTHPVSAIVHKRRFFCPCCHKTFYEKIPGVEHYQRRSNDVKNSIIQACSELASFKAIARSHGVSVSTVIRYFDGLTFKRPLHLPEVLSLDEFRGNAHGQRYQVAVNDPQRHETLDILPKRTALELIRYFSQFSRAERLKVKFVVMDLSSLFRKVIRAMFPGATIIGDRFHIQRLVIWALERVRKNVQKLFDEKRIYFKRNKHILNKRGDRLTEEELASLREILKQSSELQRAYALKEAFFKVFSMKERSAVASFLSRWLSLVEESGVEEFKSVIKTFTDWKTEILEGLSQAYSNGFTEGMNNKIKVLKRVAFGFRNFERFRSRILLLSMVKLK is encoded by the coding sequence ATGTCTTTCTTTCATTTTATCGAAAAAAGCTTCCATTGGGAAGAGGGTTCCATAAAAGAATTTGAAAAATTGGGATCCAGCCTCCTCCTTTACGTGGAATTCACTTCTACAGCTTCTCGTTGCCCCTACTGTCATCATAAAATTCTTCATATTAAGGACTATCGGGACCAAAAAGTCCTCTTAGGGCACTGGAACACCCATCCTGTTTCTGCTATTGTTCATAAAAGAAGATTTTTTTGCCCTTGCTGCCATAAGACATTTTATGAAAAAATTCCTGGCGTCGAGCATTACCAGCGGCGTTCTAACGATGTAAAGAACAGCATCATCCAAGCCTGTTCTGAACTGGCGAGCTTTAAAGCTATTGCCAGAAGCCATGGTGTCTCTGTTTCCACCGTAATCCGGTATTTTGATGGACTTACTTTTAAAAGGCCTCTCCATCTGCCTGAAGTTCTTTCTTTAGACGAATTTCGTGGGAACGCTCATGGGCAAAGATACCAGGTCGCTGTGAATGACCCTCAGCGTCATGAAACTCTCGATATTTTGCCAAAGAGGACAGCGCTGGAATTGATTCGTTATTTTAGCCAATTTTCAAGAGCAGAGCGATTGAAAGTAAAATTTGTCGTAATGGACCTTTCGTCACTTTTCCGCAAGGTCATCAGAGCGATGTTTCCTGGTGCAACAATTATTGGTGACCGATTCCACATACAGAGACTGGTCATTTGGGCGCTTGAACGGGTTAGGAAAAATGTACAAAAGTTATTCGACGAAAAAAGAATTTATTTCAAGAGAAACAAACATATCTTGAACAAGAGGGGTGATCGTCTGACAGAAGAAGAACTGGCCAGCCTTCGGGAAATCTTGAAGCAGTCTTCAGAATTACAGAGAGCCTATGCCTTAAAAGAGGCATTCTTTAAGGTGTTTTCTATGAAAGAACGGTCTGCTGTTGCTTCATTCTTATCTCGTTGGTTATCATTAGTCGAAGAAAGTGGGGTTGAAGAATTCAAGAGTGTTATAAAGACGTTCACTGATTGGAAGACAGAGATTTTGGAAGGATTGAGTCAAGCGTATTCGAATGGTTTTACGGAAGGAATGAACAATAAGATTAAGGTGTTAAAGAGAGTAGCATTTGGTTTTCGCAACTTTGAACGATTCCGTTCTCGGATTTTACTGCTTTCGATGGTGAAATTAAAATAA
- a CDS encoding ArnT family glycosyltransferase: MEYWENDRSPLLKFYHRHWPAFLLGLLSLLLFFSANGQLLITDPVESNYALTAGEMLASGDWLSPRIYGNYWYDKPWLFYGELLAAFRLFGETPFAARFFPAVFGTIGVLQTYWFAQKLYNRKTGFLSGLIMATTVEYFYLAKAVITDMTLFVVMDGALMLFYVARTGQRPRLYYGAYLLAGLAILTKGPIGLVLPGLIILAYLLGNRDSHTLFHMKLCRGLLLSLSIAALWYGPMVQLHGSAFLEGFIGVHNILRATVSEHPRNNTWWYYFLIFLIGCFPWSLSLPWLWKKYGKTLRIRFHRHIFWQSLDDRQRFLFLWVAVTWFFFECMATKYPTYTFPCLPPLAMGLAASLDTLQAEYWAKRLAAGLALVFLVLAHTVAVPLCRQASAWDVAQLVKVYRLPSVPVYVYGGRYPVSFTWYSGIPAPRLVTRERLAEMRPDGISWNAKNMMPFQAIEDLPQEGHMLVLVDGSSQKEFLRTLPGHWHKVGEGGRWAVWARKG; this comes from the coding sequence ATGGAATACTGGGAAAATGACCGCAGTCCGCTGCTGAAATTCTATCACCGGCACTGGCCCGCCTTTCTGTTGGGCCTGCTGAGCCTGCTGCTGTTCTTTTCCGCCAACGGACAGCTTCTGATCACGGACCCGGTGGAATCCAACTATGCCCTGACTGCCGGAGAAATGCTGGCTTCCGGGGACTGGCTGTCACCCCGGATCTACGGAAACTACTGGTATGACAAACCCTGGCTGTTCTACGGAGAGCTGTTGGCAGCCTTCCGGCTCTTCGGGGAAACACCCTTTGCAGCCCGTTTCTTTCCCGCGGTCTTCGGCACCATCGGAGTCCTCCAGACCTACTGGTTTGCCCAGAAACTGTATAATCGCAAAACTGGTTTCCTCAGCGGCCTCATCATGGCCACCACAGTGGAATATTTCTACCTGGCCAAGGCTGTCATCACCGACATGACGCTTTTTGTCGTCATGGACGGTGCCCTGATGCTGTTCTATGTGGCCAGGACCGGGCAGCGGCCCCGGCTCTATTACGGAGCCTATCTCCTGGCGGGTCTCGCCATCCTGACCAAAGGGCCCATCGGCCTGGTGCTCCCCGGTCTGATCATCCTGGCGTATCTGCTGGGCAACCGGGACAGCCATACCCTGTTCCACATGAAGCTGTGCCGGGGCCTCCTTCTTTCCCTGTCCATCGCCGCCCTGTGGTATGGTCCCATGGTACAGCTCCACGGCAGTGCCTTCCTGGAAGGGTTCATCGGAGTCCACAACATCCTCCGGGCCACCGTATCCGAACATCCCCGGAACAATACCTGGTGGTACTATTTCCTGATTTTCCTCATCGGCTGTTTTCCCTGGAGCCTGAGCCTGCCCTGGCTCTGGAAAAAATACGGAAAAACCCTGCGGATCCGTTTCCACCGCCATATTTTCTGGCAGAGTCTGGATGACCGCCAGCGGTTTCTCTTCCTGTGGGTTGCTGTGACCTGGTTCTTCTTTGAATGTATGGCCACCAAATACCCCACCTACACCTTTCCCTGTCTGCCGCCTCTTGCCATGGGGCTGGCTGCCAGCCTGGACACCCTCCAGGCGGAATACTGGGCCAAACGGCTGGCCGCCGGGCTGGCCCTGGTCTTCCTGGTCCTGGCCCACACCGTGGCCGTGCCTCTGTGCCGCCAGGCCTCTGCCTGGGACGTGGCCCAGCTCGTCAAGGTATACCGTCTCCCTTCTGTGCCGGTCTATGTCTACGGAGGCCGTTACCCCGTTTCCTTTACCTGGTACAGCGGCATCCCCGCTCCCCGCCTGGTGACCCGGGAACGGCTGGCGGAAATGCGGCCGGATGGGATCAGCTGGAATGCCAAGAACATGATGCCCTTCCAGGCCATAGAAGATCTGCCCCAAGAGGGCCATATGCTGGTCCTGGTGGATGGAAGCAGCCAGAAGGAATTCCTCAGGACCCTGCCGGGCCACTGGCATAAGGTGGGGGAAGGAGGCCGCTGGGCCGTATGGGCACGAAAGGGCTGA
- a CDS encoding ATP-binding protein, translating into MNQNENREPSYRVFAHLTVLRSLRKDPVLQELSRAEKHPEHEHHLARAREAMLEQAETLGLSGDLWQGYFLHLLAEGNNLAGEVVEEQGQAGSGIKAALVRDLEQVQPFFTLTAGQVFGDRLYEVYQPARVRKDPLEERLGKQLAAATSAAQQAELLLQHYQRYGRGELARYEAFCLDRKGRFQGIPDFPHYAWDDILGYQDQKEQLLANTRQFMAGRGCNNVLSTGSRGTGKSTSIKALIPLFSAQGLRLVQIRRDELHLLARAMERAGKIRSHRFLFFFDDLSFDENEKEYKYLKSAIDGGAAPQPDNVLLCATSNRRHLLKETWAERSDEPEAEVYREDADNESISLSDRFGLILHFGAPTQQEYLAIIDHELQKEGVKLPPEELRVLGVRWEMEHSGRNGRIAKQFVQWYLGNH; encoded by the coding sequence ATGAATCAGAATGAAAACCGGGAACCGAGCTATCGGGTCTTTGCCCATCTCACCGTCCTGCGCAGTCTCCGGAAGGATCCGGTGCTGCAGGAGCTGAGCCGGGCGGAGAAACATCCGGAACATGAGCACCATCTGGCCCGGGCCAGGGAGGCCATGCTGGAACAGGCAGAAACCCTGGGACTTTCCGGTGACCTGTGGCAGGGATATTTTCTCCATCTGCTGGCTGAAGGAAACAATCTGGCCGGAGAAGTGGTGGAAGAACAGGGCCAGGCCGGCAGCGGCATCAAGGCGGCTCTGGTGCGGGATCTGGAACAGGTGCAGCCCTTTTTCACCCTGACTGCCGGCCAGGTGTTCGGGGACCGTCTGTATGAGGTTTACCAGCCGGCCCGGGTCCGGAAGGATCCCCTGGAAGAGCGGCTGGGGAAACAACTTGCCGCAGCTACCAGTGCCGCCCAGCAGGCAGAGCTGCTGCTGCAGCATTACCAGCGGTACGGCCGGGGCGAACTGGCCCGGTATGAAGCCTTCTGCCTGGATCGGAAGGGACGGTTCCAGGGGATCCCGGACTTTCCCCATTACGCCTGGGACGACATCCTGGGGTACCAGGACCAGAAGGAACAGCTGCTGGCCAATACCCGGCAGTTCATGGCCGGCCGGGGATGCAATAATGTGCTTTCCACCGGCAGCCGGGGCACCGGGAAATCCACGTCCATCAAAGCCCTGATCCCGTTGTTCAGTGCCCAGGGACTGCGTCTGGTACAGATCAGGCGGGATGAGCTGCATTTGCTGGCCCGGGCCATGGAACGGGCAGGGAAGATCCGCAGCCACCGATTCCTGTTCTTTTTTGACGACCTGTCCTTTGATGAAAATGAAAAGGAGTACAAATACCTGAAAAGTGCCATTGACGGAGGCGCCGCTCCGCAGCCGGACAATGTGCTGCTGTGTGCCACAAGCAACCGGCGCCATCTGTTGAAGGAAACCTGGGCGGAACGCAGCGATGAGCCGGAGGCAGAGGTGTACCGGGAAGATGCGGACAACGAGTCCATCTCGCTGTCGGACCGGTTCGGTCTGATCCTCCATTTCGGGGCGCCCACCCAGCAGGAATACCTGGCCATCATCGACCACGAGCTGCAGAAAGAGGGCGTGAAGCTGCCGCCGGAGGAACTGCGGGTTCTGGGCGTGCGCTGGGAAATGGAACATTCCGGCCGCAACGGCCGTATCGCCAAACAATTCGTCCAGTGGTACCTGGGAAACCACTGA
- the ilvN gene encoding acetolactate synthase small subunit, translating into MKWQHIALLVNNRPGVLSHVAGLIARRNINIECLNVGYTEIPEISRINLVVGVESRFQLDQALHQLSQLIDVVKVVNLDDAPLVSYELTLVKVSAPTPQLREELTNLANLFHAKVVDVYPESLILRLTGGTDHIQALEQMLKQYQILEIATTGQIALGRGPKTVKGDLLAEQEVPKGENHESE; encoded by the coding sequence ATGAAATGGCAGCATATCGCCCTTTTGGTCAATAACCGGCCGGGAGTCCTGTCCCATGTGGCAGGGCTGATCGCCCGCCGGAACATCAACATCGAATGCCTGAATGTGGGGTATACGGAAATCCCGGAAATCAGCCGGATCAACCTGGTGGTGGGTGTGGAAAGCCGTTTTCAGCTGGACCAGGCCCTGCACCAGCTGAGCCAGCTCATCGACGTGGTGAAGGTGGTCAATCTGGATGATGCACCCCTGGTCAGTTATGAGCTTACCCTGGTCAAGGTCAGTGCGCCCACGCCCCAGCTGCGGGAGGAACTGACCAATCTGGCCAACCTGTTCCACGCCAAGGTGGTGGACGTGTATCCTGAATCTCTGATTCTGCGGCTGACCGGTGGAACGGATCACATCCAGGCCCTGGAACAGATGCTGAAGCAATATCAGATCCTGGAAATCGCCACCACCGGGCAGATTGCCCTGGGACGGGGACCGAAGACCGTAAAAGGGGATCTGCTGGCAGAGCAGGAGGTCCCGAAAGGAGAAAATCATGAATCAGAATGA
- the ilvB gene encoding biosynthetic-type acetolactate synthase large subunit → MEMTGAEAILACLKAEQIPVVFGYPGGAVLGLYDAIYKTKFPHILTGHEQGAIHAADGYARATGKVGVCIATSGPGVCNMVTGIATAHMDSIPLVIISGQVATSLIGQDAFQEADTAGITTSITKYNYLVRRVENLPQVLKEAFYIARTGRPGPVLIDIVTDVFDARLDFKYPETVHMLGYQGGLHPRYRDVERAAEALCRAHRPVIMAGGGVILSETAPELTRLAEETGIPVVTTLMGKGAVPDSLPHNLGMLGMHGSYAANRAVAGCDLLLAFGVRFDERSTAKASLFAPAARIVHFNVEPGEINKIIPVQVAVPGNLQESLPLLRKLTEPWAAQCRESVAPWREQAEEMKKEVPFSAHCCSGGISPEAVLKEAARQAPKDTIVVTDVGQHQMWAAQFFPTDRPRHFLTSGGLGTMGFGLPAALGAKVGEPDKTVLLITGDGSILMNCQEFTTLPTYGIHVKTLVLRNGQLGMVRQLQGLFRGGRYSQTKLIHKPSMAGIAQAMGIPSRSIDKPEELAEGLEFLFGTEDSALLEVTIPEDERVYPVVPGSKGLDQMILGPEETEGGQP, encoded by the coding sequence ATGGAAATGACCGGCGCAGAAGCCATCCTTGCATGTTTGAAGGCCGAACAGATCCCTGTGGTCTTTGGGTACCCTGGAGGTGCTGTCCTGGGGCTGTACGATGCCATCTACAAAACGAAATTCCCCCACATCCTTACCGGCCATGAACAGGGGGCCATCCATGCCGCCGACGGCTATGCCCGGGCTACGGGCAAGGTGGGTGTATGCATTGCCACCAGTGGTCCGGGGGTCTGTAATATGGTCACGGGCATTGCCACGGCTCATATGGATTCCATTCCGCTGGTGATCATCAGCGGCCAGGTGGCCACCTCCCTGATTGGCCAGGACGCCTTCCAGGAGGCGGATACGGCGGGCATCACCACCTCCATCACCAAATACAATTATCTGGTGCGGCGGGTGGAGAACCTGCCCCAGGTACTGAAAGAAGCGTTCTACATTGCCCGTACCGGGCGACCGGGACCGGTACTCATCGATATCGTCACCGATGTGTTCGATGCCAGACTGGATTTCAAATACCCGGAAACCGTCCATATGCTGGGCTACCAGGGTGGCCTCCATCCCCGCTATCGTGATGTGGAGCGGGCGGCAGAAGCCCTGTGCCGGGCCCATCGGCCGGTGATCATGGCCGGAGGGGGCGTGATCCTGTCCGAGACGGCACCGGAGCTGACCCGATTGGCGGAAGAAACCGGCATCCCGGTGGTGACCACGTTGATGGGCAAGGGGGCTGTCCCTGACAGTCTGCCCCACAATCTGGGGATGCTGGGCATGCACGGCAGCTATGCGGCCAACCGGGCGGTGGCCGGCTGTGACCTGCTGCTGGCTTTCGGGGTGCGCTTCGATGAACGGTCCACGGCCAAGGCCAGCCTGTTCGCTCCGGCGGCCCGGATTGTCCACTTCAATGTGGAACCGGGGGAAATCAATAAGATCATCCCGGTACAGGTGGCCGTACCAGGGAATCTGCAGGAGTCCCTGCCCCTGCTGCGGAAACTGACAGAACCCTGGGCGGCCCAGTGTCGGGAAAGTGTTGCGCCCTGGCGGGAACAGGCAGAAGAAATGAAAAAAGAAGTGCCTTTTTCGGCCCATTGCTGCAGCGGTGGCATTTCGCCGGAAGCGGTGTTGAAGGAAGCCGCCCGACAGGCCCCGAAGGATACCATTGTGGTCACGGATGTAGGGCAGCACCAGATGTGGGCGGCCCAGTTCTTTCCGACGGATCGGCCCCGTCATTTCCTGACCTCCGGGGGCCTGGGCACCATGGGCTTCGGCCTGCCGGCAGCCCTGGGGGCCAAAGTGGGTGAACCGGACAAAACGGTCCTGCTCATTACCGGGGACGGCAGCATCCTGATGAACTGCCAGGAATTCACCACCCTGCCCACCTACGGGATCCATGTGAAGACCCTGGTCTTGCGCAACGGCCAGCTGGGTATGGTGCGCCAGCTCCAGGGCCTGTTCCGGGGCGGCCGGTATTCCCAGACGAAGCTCATCCACAAGCCATCCATGGCGGGCATCGCCCAAGCCATGGGCATCCCTTCCCGGAGCATTGACAAACCGGAAGAACTGGCAGAGGGCCTGGAGTTCCTGTTCGGGACGGAGGATTCAGCCCTTCTGGAGGTGACCATTCCGGAGGATGAACGGGTGTATCCGGTGGTGCCGGGGAGCAAAGGCCTGGATCAGATGATCCTGGGTCCTGAGGAGACGGAAGGAGGACAACCATGA